Proteins encoded in a region of the Benincasa hispida cultivar B227 chromosome 2, ASM972705v1, whole genome shotgun sequence genome:
- the LOC120071215 gene encoding probable inactive receptor kinase At5g10020 isoform X2 produces the protein MQVTCLIILLFLFVNVLGQSDFAALLELKKGIVKDPSGQLDSWDSMSLDSDGCPSNWLGVVCVNGRVISLTFDNAGLVGDFNFSAITGLSLLRNLSLSNNQFTGTMVKVGFFKSLEFLDLSCNRFRGTVPSLLIGLVNLVSLNLSSNQFEGAFPTGFGKLEELKYVDVHGNGFSGDITGLLSQMGGVVYVDLSSNRFTGSMDAGVGNPSFISSIRYLNISHNLLTGVLFPHDGMPYFDSLEVFDASNNQFVGTIPAFNFVVSLQTLILGRNKLSGSLPEALLRDRSMLLTELDLSLNELQGPVGSITSTTLKKLNISSNKLTGSLPTTVGQCAVIDLSNNMLSGDLSRIQSWGNHVEVIQLSSNSLTGTLSNKSSQFLRLTLLNISNNSLEGVLPTVLGTYPELEVIDLSHNRLNGPVPSTLFHSLKLTDLDLSGNNFTGPIPLYESKDSISSSLQNSSLKSLDLSCNSLTGHLPLELSKLHSLIYLNLSKNYFDGIIPDNLPNSLKGFDVSFNNLSGDLAGLPSTIHRARMKLVVKIILIAGLIAVAALVVLFCIIVYYRAQRLDRRSTSTNNGKEGALEETSSVARQSEIDKKKNASIPPSGFRQDLLPPSYRGEGHVGGDMWSASDKARDVGYHESLGKGEGISSPMSLMSSSNPSPSKIQQQPDHPRALKVRSPDKLAGDLHLFDGSLMFTAEELSRAPAEIVEKSCHGTLYKATLDSGHVLAVKWLREGMAKGKKEFAREVRKLGSIKHPNLVSINGYYWGPRDHEKLLISTFINAQSLAFYLQEMERGGVLPLSLPERLKVASDIAQCLNYFHNEKAIPHGNLKSSNVLLETPTMNARLTDYSLHRILTPAGTAEQVLNAGALGYRPPEFASSSKPCPSLKSDVYAFGVILLELLTGRSSGEIVCGIPGVVDLTDWVRYLARENRFDECIDRMILDLDGDEKPPKQLEDMLQMALRCTLSAAERPDMKTVYEELLVIVQ, from the exons ATGCAGGTAACCTGTTTGATAATATTACTGTTCTTGTTTGTAAATGTATTGGGACAGTCTGATTTTGCTGCACTTTTGGAGCTTAAGAAAGGCATTGTTAAAGACCCTTCTGGGCAACTTGATTCTTGGGATTCAATGTCCTTGGATTCTGATGGCTGCCCCAGTAATTGGTTGGGGGTTGTTTGTGTTAATGGCCGTGTTATATCTCTTACTTTTGATAATGCTGGTCTAGTTGGTGACTTTAACTTTTCAGCCATTACTGGTCTTTCGTTGCTTCGCAATTTATCACTTTCAAACAACCAGTTCACTGGGACTATGGTGAAAGTTGGTTTCTTTAAGTCCCTTGAATTTTTGGATCTATCCTGCAACCGGTTTCGTGGTACGGTACCTAGTTTGTTGATCGGTTTAGTTAACTTGGTATCGCTcaatctttcttcaaaccaatttGAAGGGGCTTTCCCTACTGGTTTTGGTAAACTTGAGGAGTTGAAGTATGTAGATGTGCATGGTAATGGCTTTTCGGGGGATATCACCGGCCTTTTGTCGCAAATGGGTGGTGTTGTGTACGTTGACTTGAGTAGCAATCGGTTTACTGGTTCGATGGATGCAGGAGTTGGAAATCCATCTTTCATTTCCTCGATTCGGTATCTCAATATTAGCCATAACCTGTTGACTGGAGTGCTTTTTCCTCATGATGGGATGCCATATTTTGATAGCTTAGAGGTTTTTGATGCCAGTAACAATCAGTTTGTTGGCACCATACCTGCCTTCAATTTTGTGGTCTCTCTACAAACACTAATACTTGGAAGAAACAAGTTATCGGGGTCACTTCCAGAAGCTCTCTTACGAGATAGGTCGATGCTCTTGACCGAACTAGATCTTAGCCTTAACGAGCTCCAGG GTCCAGTTGGGAGTATTACATCAACAACTCTGAAGAAGCTTAATATATCTTCAAACAAATTGACAGGCTCCTTGCCTACTACGGTTGGGCAATGTGCTGTAATAGATCTTAGTAATAATATGCTGTCGGGTGATCTATCTCGGATTCAAAGTTGGGGAAATCATGTGGAAGTTATTCAGTTAAGTTCAAATTCTTTGACGGGAACGTTATCAAATAAATCTTCTCAATTCTTAAGGCTTACTTTGTTGAATATCTCCAATAACTCATTGGAGGGTGTTCTTCCAACTGTGTTGGGTACATATCCCGAACTCGAGGTTATTGATTTAAGCCATAACCGGCTTAATGGTCCCGTCCCTTCTACCCTTTTTCACTCATTGAAGTTGACTGATCTTGATCTCTCGGGCAACAATTTTACTGGTCCTATACCGCTCTATGAGAGTAAAGATTCTATTTCAAGTTCTTTGCAGAATTCAAGCCTGAAATCTCTTGATCTGTCATGTAACTCATTGACTGGTCACTTACCGTTGGAATTGAGTAAGTTGCACAGTTTGATATATCTCAATCTGTCCAAAAATTATTTTGACGGTATCATCCCGGATAACCTTCCAAATAGTTTGAAGGGCTTTGATGTCTCGTTTAATAATCTATCTG GGGACTTGGCTGGTCTACCTTCAACCATACATCGGGCTCGTATGAAACTGGTGGTTAAAATCATTCTCATTGCTGGCCTGATCGCAGTTGCTGCATTGGTAGTTCTTTTTTGTATTATAGTGTACTACAGGGCCCAAAGGCTCGACCGTAGGAGCACTTCGACCAACAATGGAAAGGAAGGTGCCTTGGAAGAAACTTCTTCCGTTGCTCGTCAATCTGAAATTGATAAAAAGAAGAATGCATCAATACCTCCATCTGGTTTTCGTCAAGATCTTCTGCCACCATCTTACCGAGGGGAGGGTCATGTCGGTGGCGACATGTGGTCAGCTTCAGACAAGGCTAGAGATGTTGGCTACCATGAATCATTAGGAAAAGGAGAAGGGATATCCTCACCCATGTCTCTCATGTCATCTTCAAATCCATCGCCTTCGAAGATCCAACAACAACCTGATCATCCTCGGGCACTAAAAGTTCGCTCTCCCGATAAATTGGCCGGGGATCTACATCTTTTTGATGGCTCCTTGATGTTCACAGCGGAAGAACTTTCTCGTGCTCCAGCAGAAATTGTAGAGAAAAGTTGTCATGGGACATTGTACAAGGCGACACTCGACTCAGGACATGTATTGGCTGTCAAATGGCTGAGGGAGGGAATggcaaaaggaaaaaaggaattTGCAAGAGAAGTGAGAAAACTGGGGAGCATCAAACACCCGAATTTAGTTTCCATCAATGGATACTATTGGGGCCCGAGGGATCATGAGAAGCTTCTTATATCAACTTTTATAAATGCACAGTCTTTGGCATTCTATCTTCAAG AGATGGAGAGAGGAGGAGTCTTGCCGTTATCTCTACCGGAGCGTCTTAAAGTTGCTTCGGACATTGCTCAATGTTTAAACTACTTTCATAACGAGAAGGCAATCCCACACGGCAACTTGAAATCCTCGAATGTTTTGTTAGAAACTCCGACTATGAATGCACGACTTACAGATTACAGTCTACACCGTATATTAACTCCGGCTGGCACGGCAGAGCAAGTTTTGAATGCAGGTGCCTTAGGTTATCGGCCACCCGAATTTGCAAGCTCGAGCAAGCCATGTCCATCATTGAAGAGTGATGTCTATGCCTTTGGAGTCATCCTGTTGGAACTCCTAACAGGAAGAAGTTCAGGGGAAATAGTTTGTGGGATCCCAGGAGTTGTTGATCTAACAGATTGGGTGAGGTACTTAGCTCGAGAAAACCGGTTTGACGAGTGCATCGACAGGATGATTCTGGACCTCGACGGTGATGAAAAGCCACCGAAACAGCTTGAAGATATGCTTCAGATGGCTCTAAGATGCACTCTATCAGCAGCTGAGAGGCCTGACATGAAAACTGTCTATGAAGAACTTTTAGTGATTGTGCagtag
- the LOC120071215 gene encoding probable inactive receptor kinase At5g10020 isoform X1 — translation MQVTCLIILLFLFVNVLGQSDFAALLELKKGIVKDPSGQLDSWDSMSLDSDGCPSNWLGVVCVNGRVISLTFDNAGLVGDFNFSAITGLSLLRNLSLSNNQFTGTMVKVGFFKSLEFLDLSCNRFRGTVPSLLIGLVNLVSLNLSSNQFEGAFPTGFGKLEELKYVDVHGNGFSGDITGLLSQMGGVVYVDLSSNRFTGSMDAGVGNPSFISSIRYLNISHNLLTGVLFPHDGMPYFDSLEVFDASNNQFVGTIPAFNFVVSLQTLILGRNKLSGSLPEALLRDRSMLLTELDLSLNELQGPVGSITSTTLKKLNISSNKLTGSLPTTVGQCAVIDLSNNMLSGDLSRIQSWGNHVEVIQLSSNSLTGTLSNKSSQFLRLTLLNISNNSLEGVLPTVLGTYPELEVIDLSHNRLNGPVPSTLFHSLKLTDLDLSGNNFTGPIPLYESKDSISSSLQNSSLKSLDLSCNSLTGHLPLELSKLHSLIYLNLSKNYFDGIIPDNLPNSLKGFDVSFNNLSGEVPGNLMRFSDSAFHPGNSLLIFPSSPSTPGDLAGLPSTIHRARMKLVVKIILIAGLIAVAALVVLFCIIVYYRAQRLDRRSTSTNNGKEGALEETSSVARQSEIDKKKNASIPPSGFRQDLLPPSYRGEGHVGGDMWSASDKARDVGYHESLGKGEGISSPMSLMSSSNPSPSKIQQQPDHPRALKVRSPDKLAGDLHLFDGSLMFTAEELSRAPAEIVEKSCHGTLYKATLDSGHVLAVKWLREGMAKGKKEFAREVRKLGSIKHPNLVSINGYYWGPRDHEKLLISTFINAQSLAFYLQEMERGGVLPLSLPERLKVASDIAQCLNYFHNEKAIPHGNLKSSNVLLETPTMNARLTDYSLHRILTPAGTAEQVLNAGALGYRPPEFASSSKPCPSLKSDVYAFGVILLELLTGRSSGEIVCGIPGVVDLTDWVRYLARENRFDECIDRMILDLDGDEKPPKQLEDMLQMALRCTLSAAERPDMKTVYEELLVIVQ, via the exons ATGCAGGTAACCTGTTTGATAATATTACTGTTCTTGTTTGTAAATGTATTGGGACAGTCTGATTTTGCTGCACTTTTGGAGCTTAAGAAAGGCATTGTTAAAGACCCTTCTGGGCAACTTGATTCTTGGGATTCAATGTCCTTGGATTCTGATGGCTGCCCCAGTAATTGGTTGGGGGTTGTTTGTGTTAATGGCCGTGTTATATCTCTTACTTTTGATAATGCTGGTCTAGTTGGTGACTTTAACTTTTCAGCCATTACTGGTCTTTCGTTGCTTCGCAATTTATCACTTTCAAACAACCAGTTCACTGGGACTATGGTGAAAGTTGGTTTCTTTAAGTCCCTTGAATTTTTGGATCTATCCTGCAACCGGTTTCGTGGTACGGTACCTAGTTTGTTGATCGGTTTAGTTAACTTGGTATCGCTcaatctttcttcaaaccaatttGAAGGGGCTTTCCCTACTGGTTTTGGTAAACTTGAGGAGTTGAAGTATGTAGATGTGCATGGTAATGGCTTTTCGGGGGATATCACCGGCCTTTTGTCGCAAATGGGTGGTGTTGTGTACGTTGACTTGAGTAGCAATCGGTTTACTGGTTCGATGGATGCAGGAGTTGGAAATCCATCTTTCATTTCCTCGATTCGGTATCTCAATATTAGCCATAACCTGTTGACTGGAGTGCTTTTTCCTCATGATGGGATGCCATATTTTGATAGCTTAGAGGTTTTTGATGCCAGTAACAATCAGTTTGTTGGCACCATACCTGCCTTCAATTTTGTGGTCTCTCTACAAACACTAATACTTGGAAGAAACAAGTTATCGGGGTCACTTCCAGAAGCTCTCTTACGAGATAGGTCGATGCTCTTGACCGAACTAGATCTTAGCCTTAACGAGCTCCAGG GTCCAGTTGGGAGTATTACATCAACAACTCTGAAGAAGCTTAATATATCTTCAAACAAATTGACAGGCTCCTTGCCTACTACGGTTGGGCAATGTGCTGTAATAGATCTTAGTAATAATATGCTGTCGGGTGATCTATCTCGGATTCAAAGTTGGGGAAATCATGTGGAAGTTATTCAGTTAAGTTCAAATTCTTTGACGGGAACGTTATCAAATAAATCTTCTCAATTCTTAAGGCTTACTTTGTTGAATATCTCCAATAACTCATTGGAGGGTGTTCTTCCAACTGTGTTGGGTACATATCCCGAACTCGAGGTTATTGATTTAAGCCATAACCGGCTTAATGGTCCCGTCCCTTCTACCCTTTTTCACTCATTGAAGTTGACTGATCTTGATCTCTCGGGCAACAATTTTACTGGTCCTATACCGCTCTATGAGAGTAAAGATTCTATTTCAAGTTCTTTGCAGAATTCAAGCCTGAAATCTCTTGATCTGTCATGTAACTCATTGACTGGTCACTTACCGTTGGAATTGAGTAAGTTGCACAGTTTGATATATCTCAATCTGTCCAAAAATTATTTTGACGGTATCATCCCGGATAACCTTCCAAATAGTTTGAAGGGCTTTGATGTCTCGTTTAATAATCTATCTGGTGAAGTTCCTGGAAACTTGATGAGGTTTTCTGATTCAGCATTTCATCCAGGAAACTCCTTGctaatttttccttcttctccatCAACTCCAGGGGACTTGGCTGGTCTACCTTCAACCATACATCGGGCTCGTATGAAACTGGTGGTTAAAATCATTCTCATTGCTGGCCTGATCGCAGTTGCTGCATTGGTAGTTCTTTTTTGTATTATAGTGTACTACAGGGCCCAAAGGCTCGACCGTAGGAGCACTTCGACCAACAATGGAAAGGAAGGTGCCTTGGAAGAAACTTCTTCCGTTGCTCGTCAATCTGAAATTGATAAAAAGAAGAATGCATCAATACCTCCATCTGGTTTTCGTCAAGATCTTCTGCCACCATCTTACCGAGGGGAGGGTCATGTCGGTGGCGACATGTGGTCAGCTTCAGACAAGGCTAGAGATGTTGGCTACCATGAATCATTAGGAAAAGGAGAAGGGATATCCTCACCCATGTCTCTCATGTCATCTTCAAATCCATCGCCTTCGAAGATCCAACAACAACCTGATCATCCTCGGGCACTAAAAGTTCGCTCTCCCGATAAATTGGCCGGGGATCTACATCTTTTTGATGGCTCCTTGATGTTCACAGCGGAAGAACTTTCTCGTGCTCCAGCAGAAATTGTAGAGAAAAGTTGTCATGGGACATTGTACAAGGCGACACTCGACTCAGGACATGTATTGGCTGTCAAATGGCTGAGGGAGGGAATggcaaaaggaaaaaaggaattTGCAAGAGAAGTGAGAAAACTGGGGAGCATCAAACACCCGAATTTAGTTTCCATCAATGGATACTATTGGGGCCCGAGGGATCATGAGAAGCTTCTTATATCAACTTTTATAAATGCACAGTCTTTGGCATTCTATCTTCAAG AGATGGAGAGAGGAGGAGTCTTGCCGTTATCTCTACCGGAGCGTCTTAAAGTTGCTTCGGACATTGCTCAATGTTTAAACTACTTTCATAACGAGAAGGCAATCCCACACGGCAACTTGAAATCCTCGAATGTTTTGTTAGAAACTCCGACTATGAATGCACGACTTACAGATTACAGTCTACACCGTATATTAACTCCGGCTGGCACGGCAGAGCAAGTTTTGAATGCAGGTGCCTTAGGTTATCGGCCACCCGAATTTGCAAGCTCGAGCAAGCCATGTCCATCATTGAAGAGTGATGTCTATGCCTTTGGAGTCATCCTGTTGGAACTCCTAACAGGAAGAAGTTCAGGGGAAATAGTTTGTGGGATCCCAGGAGTTGTTGATCTAACAGATTGGGTGAGGTACTTAGCTCGAGAAAACCGGTTTGACGAGTGCATCGACAGGATGATTCTGGACCTCGACGGTGATGAAAAGCCACCGAAACAGCTTGAAGATATGCTTCAGATGGCTCTAAGATGCACTCTATCAGCAGCTGAGAGGCCTGACATGAAAACTGTCTATGAAGAACTTTTAGTGATTGTGCagtag
- the LOC120071264 gene encoding programmed cell death protein 2 isoform X2 encodes MSEIEADDMDEIGAVESMDKLNSLRITSLDDDDIHDDEELQDDHDTDDDDDEESNESVVLGFVAKPKNSWSLLPQLFPSKAGGVPAWLDPVNLPSGRSCVCDICGEPLQFLLQIYAPIVEKDSTFHRTLFAFMCPSMTCLLRDQHEQWKRKSDKSSRSVKVFRGQLPRSNPFYSSEPPKHDGSDKACESGGLARCNWCGTWKGDKVCGKCRTVRYCSEKHQAIHWRTGHKTDCQRMCVSSQLSSSRLTNSHSETDIEKVSSKHLWPEFEIMHEYESEFDIEISHDNSYANAMVCKDRMDDSMKSLLANFEGDDDRKSWASFQGRLSKAPEQVLRYCRDVGSKPLWPMPSGLPSKEDIPKCSYCSGPMCYEFQILPQLLYYFGVKNDVDSLDWATIVVYTCEASCESSIAYKEEFAWVQLSVPSAVHQ; translated from the exons ATGTCTGAGATTGAGGCCGAcgatatggatgaaattggtgCGGTGGAATCCATGgataaacttaatagcctccgTATAACCTCTTTAGATGACGATGACATTCATGATGATGAAGAATTGCAAGATGACCATGAcactgatgatgatgatgatgaagaatcAAATGAATCAGTGGTTTTGGGTTTCGTTGCAAAGCCCAAAAATTCTTGGTCTCTTCTTCCTCAGCTATTTCCAAGCAAGGCTGGAGGAGTACCG GCTTGGTTGGATCCCGTGAATCTGCCGTCTGGAAGGTCTTgtgtttgtgatatatgtggaGAGCCTTTGCAGTTTTTGCTCCAG ATTTATGCTCCTATTGTGGAGAAGGACTCAACATTTCATCGAACATTATTTGCGTTTATGTGTCCATCCATGACTTGTCTTCTACGAGATCAACACGAGCAGTGGAAAAGGAAGTCTGATAAATCATCTCGGAG TGTGAAGGTTTTCCGCGGCCAATTACCCCGTAGTAATCCCTTTTACTCGAGTGAACCCCCAAAACATGATGGGAGTGACAAAGCTTGTGAATCGGGAGGTC TTGCACGTTGTAACTGGTGTGGTACTTGGAAAGGAGACAAAGTTTGTGGCAAGTGTAGAACAGTACGCTATTGTTCTGAGAAACATCAG GCCATCCATTGGCGTACTGGGCATAAAACTGATTGCCAACGGATGTGTGTGTCTTCTCAGTTGTCAAGTTCTAGACTGACTAACAGTCATTCCGAAACAGACATTGAGAAAG TTTCAAGCAAGCATCTTTGGCCTGAATTTGAGATCATGCATGAATACGAGAGTGAGTTCGACATTGAAATATCTCATGACAATTCTTATGCAAATGCTATGGTTTGTAAGGATAGGATGGATGACTCGATGAAGTCCTTGTTGGCCAATTTTGAG GGAGATGATGATAGAAAGTCTTGGGCCTCTTTTCAAGGTCGCTTATCAAAGGCACCTGAACAAGTGTTGAG aTATTGTAGAGATGTGGGATCTAAACCTTTATGGCCAATGCCAAGTGGTCTGCCTTCCAAAGAAGATATCCCAAAATGCAGTTACTGCAGTGGTCCCATGTGTTATGAATTTCAG ATCTTGCCTCAGTTGCTTTATTATTTTGGGGTAAAGAATGACGTGGATTCACTCGACTGGGCGACAATTGTTGTGTATACGTGTGAAGCATCCTGTGAGTCAAGCATAGCTTATAAAGAGGAGTTTGCTTGGGTTCAACTCTCTGTTCCATCTGCTGTTCACCAGTAA
- the LOC120071264 gene encoding programmed cell death protein 2 isoform X1: MSEIEADDMDEIGAVESMDKLNSLRITSLDDDDIHDDEELQDDHDTDDDDDEESNESVVLGFVAKPKNSWSLLPQLFPSKAGGVPAWLDPVNLPSGRSCVCDICGEPLQFLLQIYAPIVEKDSTFHRTLFAFMCPSMTCLLRDQHEQWKRKSDKSSRSVKVFRGQLPRSNPFYSSEPPKHDGSDKACESGGRFDLFFLLSKSSNYFNTLLFFKIALIYNMSSICDVVLVARCNWCGTWKGDKVCGKCRTVRYCSEKHQAIHWRTGHKTDCQRMCVSSQLSSSRLTNSHSETDIEKVSSKHLWPEFEIMHEYESEFDIEISHDNSYANAMVCKDRMDDSMKSLLANFEGDDDRKSWASFQGRLSKAPEQVLRYCRDVGSKPLWPMPSGLPSKEDIPKCSYCSGPMCYEFQILPQLLYYFGVKNDVDSLDWATIVVYTCEASCESSIAYKEEFAWVQLSVPSAVHQ, from the exons ATGTCTGAGATTGAGGCCGAcgatatggatgaaattggtgCGGTGGAATCCATGgataaacttaatagcctccgTATAACCTCTTTAGATGACGATGACATTCATGATGATGAAGAATTGCAAGATGACCATGAcactgatgatgatgatgatgaagaatcAAATGAATCAGTGGTTTTGGGTTTCGTTGCAAAGCCCAAAAATTCTTGGTCTCTTCTTCCTCAGCTATTTCCAAGCAAGGCTGGAGGAGTACCG GCTTGGTTGGATCCCGTGAATCTGCCGTCTGGAAGGTCTTgtgtttgtgatatatgtggaGAGCCTTTGCAGTTTTTGCTCCAG ATTTATGCTCCTATTGTGGAGAAGGACTCAACATTTCATCGAACATTATTTGCGTTTATGTGTCCATCCATGACTTGTCTTCTACGAGATCAACACGAGCAGTGGAAAAGGAAGTCTGATAAATCATCTCGGAG TGTGAAGGTTTTCCGCGGCCAATTACCCCGTAGTAATCCCTTTTACTCGAGTGAACCCCCAAAACATGATGGGAGTGACAAAGCTTGTGAATCGGGAGGTCGTTTTGATTTATTCTTCCTTCTATCGAAGTCCTCAAATTACTTTAATACATTATTGTTCTTTAAAATTGCACTGATTTATAACATGTCTAGCATATGTGATGTTGTTTTAGTTGCACGTTGTAACTGGTGTGGTACTTGGAAAGGAGACAAAGTTTGTGGCAAGTGTAGAACAGTACGCTATTGTTCTGAGAAACATCAG GCCATCCATTGGCGTACTGGGCATAAAACTGATTGCCAACGGATGTGTGTGTCTTCTCAGTTGTCAAGTTCTAGACTGACTAACAGTCATTCCGAAACAGACATTGAGAAAG TTTCAAGCAAGCATCTTTGGCCTGAATTTGAGATCATGCATGAATACGAGAGTGAGTTCGACATTGAAATATCTCATGACAATTCTTATGCAAATGCTATGGTTTGTAAGGATAGGATGGATGACTCGATGAAGTCCTTGTTGGCCAATTTTGAG GGAGATGATGATAGAAAGTCTTGGGCCTCTTTTCAAGGTCGCTTATCAAAGGCACCTGAACAAGTGTTGAG aTATTGTAGAGATGTGGGATCTAAACCTTTATGGCCAATGCCAAGTGGTCTGCCTTCCAAAGAAGATATCCCAAAATGCAGTTACTGCAGTGGTCCCATGTGTTATGAATTTCAG ATCTTGCCTCAGTTGCTTTATTATTTTGGGGTAAAGAATGACGTGGATTCACTCGACTGGGCGACAATTGTTGTGTATACGTGTGAAGCATCCTGTGAGTCAAGCATAGCTTATAAAGAGGAGTTTGCTTGGGTTCAACTCTCTGTTCCATCTGCTGTTCACCAGTAA
- the LOC120071264 gene encoding programmed cell death protein 2 isoform X3: MSEIEADDMDEIGAVESMDKLNSLRITSLDDDDIHDDEELQDDHDTDDDDDEESNESVVLGFVAKPKNSWSLLPQLFPSKAGGVPAWLDPVNLPSGRSCVCDICGEPLQFLLQIYAPIVEKDSTFHRTLFAFMCPSMTCLLRDQHEQWKRKSDKSSRSVKVFRGQLPRSNPFYSSEPPKHDGSDKACESGVARCNWCGTWKGDKVCGKCRTVRYCSEKHQAIHWRTGHKTDCQRMCVSSQLSSSRLTNSHSETDIEKVSSKHLWPEFEIMHEYESEFDIEISHDNSYANAMVCKDRMDDSMKSLLANFEGDDDRKSWASFQGRLSKAPEQVLRYCRDVGSKPLWPMPSGLPSKEDIPKCSYCSGPMCYEFQILPQLLYYFGVKNDVDSLDWATIVVYTCEASCESSIAYKEEFAWVQLSVPSAVHQ, translated from the exons ATGTCTGAGATTGAGGCCGAcgatatggatgaaattggtgCGGTGGAATCCATGgataaacttaatagcctccgTATAACCTCTTTAGATGACGATGACATTCATGATGATGAAGAATTGCAAGATGACCATGAcactgatgatgatgatgatgaagaatcAAATGAATCAGTGGTTTTGGGTTTCGTTGCAAAGCCCAAAAATTCTTGGTCTCTTCTTCCTCAGCTATTTCCAAGCAAGGCTGGAGGAGTACCG GCTTGGTTGGATCCCGTGAATCTGCCGTCTGGAAGGTCTTgtgtttgtgatatatgtggaGAGCCTTTGCAGTTTTTGCTCCAG ATTTATGCTCCTATTGTGGAGAAGGACTCAACATTTCATCGAACATTATTTGCGTTTATGTGTCCATCCATGACTTGTCTTCTACGAGATCAACACGAGCAGTGGAAAAGGAAGTCTGATAAATCATCTCGGAG TGTGAAGGTTTTCCGCGGCCAATTACCCCGTAGTAATCCCTTTTACTCGAGTGAACCCCCAAAACATGATGGGAGTGACAAAGCTTGTGAATCGGGAG TTGCACGTTGTAACTGGTGTGGTACTTGGAAAGGAGACAAAGTTTGTGGCAAGTGTAGAACAGTACGCTATTGTTCTGAGAAACATCAG GCCATCCATTGGCGTACTGGGCATAAAACTGATTGCCAACGGATGTGTGTGTCTTCTCAGTTGTCAAGTTCTAGACTGACTAACAGTCATTCCGAAACAGACATTGAGAAAG TTTCAAGCAAGCATCTTTGGCCTGAATTTGAGATCATGCATGAATACGAGAGTGAGTTCGACATTGAAATATCTCATGACAATTCTTATGCAAATGCTATGGTTTGTAAGGATAGGATGGATGACTCGATGAAGTCCTTGTTGGCCAATTTTGAG GGAGATGATGATAGAAAGTCTTGGGCCTCTTTTCAAGGTCGCTTATCAAAGGCACCTGAACAAGTGTTGAG aTATTGTAGAGATGTGGGATCTAAACCTTTATGGCCAATGCCAAGTGGTCTGCCTTCCAAAGAAGATATCCCAAAATGCAGTTACTGCAGTGGTCCCATGTGTTATGAATTTCAG ATCTTGCCTCAGTTGCTTTATTATTTTGGGGTAAAGAATGACGTGGATTCACTCGACTGGGCGACAATTGTTGTGTATACGTGTGAAGCATCCTGTGAGTCAAGCATAGCTTATAAAGAGGAGTTTGCTTGGGTTCAACTCTCTGTTCCATCTGCTGTTCACCAGTAA